A portion of the Scylla paramamosain isolate STU-SP2022 chromosome 2, ASM3559412v1, whole genome shotgun sequence genome contains these proteins:
- the LOC135114992 gene encoding chondroadherin-like protein isoform X3, whose amino-acid sequence MHPCVAGMAAVWWLAWAYLVPLARAFCPRGCSCDDSLPSARCVGAGLNLVPILFNPSLRRLDLAHNSIASLEEALVFLSLLEDLDLSHNQLESLGVGNFQAQSNLKKLSVAHNNLSALLPRAFTGLAALTRLDLSYNSLDDLPEGVLDDLPHLTVLHLSHNRLFFLSQLAFRGPKSLLLLDLSDNYFRHVPTEALQAAASLQTLHLCRNRLTELGPSAFSNHALKLLALDGNSIERLDQATFMSLKRLQNLSLVGNSIHEVPTNALSFLPKLEFLSLSRNKIREVRAGAFSAQGLLMTLEMSRNPELKVMSPEALSGCGQLQHLTLSHNPQLRHLPSGLFKPLKNLRSLDLRDNGLESLPEVEVPWKTLQRLDLRDNPLVCNCSVRWLAQLVRSANTSIASRDLQCAAPDKLRGLYLSRLTPREQLCGEGVETVLAVVAGSGILRPAPHPHAAPLQILAATKTRQAEQQ is encoded by the exons ATGCACCCCTGTGTTGCAGGCATGGCGGCAGTGTGGTGGCTGGCCTGGGCTTACTTGGTCCCCCTGGCCCGGGCCTTCTGTCCTCGCGGGTGTTCCTGCGACGACTCCCTTCCCAGCGCTCGGTGTGTGGGCGCGGGCCTCAACCTGGTGCCCATCCTCTTCAACCCCTCGCTGCGCCGCCTCGACCTCGCCCACAACTCCATCGCGTCCCTGGAGGAGGCGCTGGTATTCCTCAGCCTGCTGGAAGACTTGGACCTCTCCCACAACCAGCTGGAGTCGCTGGGAGTTGGTAACTTTCAGGCTCAAAGCAACTTGAAAAAACTGAGTGTCGCTCACAACAATCTATCCGCGCTGCTCCCGAGAGCCTTCACTGGCCTGGCGGCGCTCACGCGTCTCGACCTGAGCTACAACAGCCTAGACGACCTGCCTGAGGGCGTGCTGGACGACCTGCCTCACTTAACTGTCCTTCATCTGTCCCACAACCGCCTGTTCTTCTTGTCTCAGCTTGCTTTCCGTGGTCCAAAGTCCCTGCTTCTCTTGGACCTCAGTGATAACTACTTCAGACACGTCCCCACAGAAGCGCTGCAGGCGGCGGCGTCCCTGCAAACCCTCCACCTGTGCCGCAACAGACTGACTGAGCTCGGTCCCTCAGCCTTCTCCAACCACGCACTCAAACTGCTCGCTCTCGACGGCAACAGCATTGAGCGCCTCGACCAGGCCACCTTCATGTCCCTCAAGCGCCTGCAGAACCTCAGCCTCGTCGGGAACTCCATCCACGAAGTCCCGACCAACGCCTTATCCTTCCTGCCCAAGTTGGAGTTTCTCTCGCTCAGCAGAAACAAGATCAGGGAAGTGAGGGCGGGGGCGTTCAGTGCCCAGGGTCTCCTCATGACCCTCGAGATGTCTCGCAACCCCGAGCTCAAAGTGATGTCTCCAGAGGCGCTGAGTGGCTGTGGCCAACTCCAACACCTCACACTGTCCCACAACCCCCAGCTGAGGCACCTCCCCAGCGGCCTGTTCAAGCCGCTCAAGAACCTGCGCAGCCTGGACCTCCGCGATAACGGTCTTGAGAGTCTGCCTGAAGTGGAGGTGCCCTGGAAGACCCTGCAGAGACTAGACCTGCGGGACAACCCGCTGGTGTGTAACTGTTCCGTGAGGTGGCTGGCACAGCTCGTCAGGTCTGCCAACACCTCCATAGCCTCCCGAGACCTGCAGTGCGCGGCGCCAGACAAGCTGAGGGGCCTCTACCTCTCCAG ACTGACACCGCGAGAGCAGCTGTGTGGCGAGGGAGTGGAAACTGTCCTAGCCGTGGTGGCGGGCAGCGGCATCCTGCGTCCTGCTCCTCACCCTCACGCTGCTCCTCTACAG ATACTGGCGGCGACGAAGACAAGGCAAGCTGAGCAGCAGTGA
- the LOC135114992 gene encoding chondroadherin-like protein isoform X2 yields the protein MAAVWWLAWAYLVPLARAFCPRGCSCDDSLPSARCVGAGLNLVPILFNPSLRRLDLAHNSIASLEEALVFLSLLEDLDLSHNQLESLGVGNFQAQSNLKKLSVAHNNLSALLPRAFTGLAALTRLDLSYNSLDDLPEGVLDDLPHLTVLHLSHNRLFFLSQLAFRGPKSLLLLDLSDNYFRHVPTEALQAAASLQTLHLCRNRLTELGPSAFSNHALKLLALDGNSIERLDQATFMSLKRLQNLSLVGNSIHEVPTNALSFLPKLEFLSLSRNKIREVRAGAFSAQGLLMTLEMSRNPELKVMSPEALSGCGQLQHLTLSHNPQLRHLPSGLFKPLKNLRSLDLRDNGLESLPEVEVPWKTLQRLDLRDNPLVCNCSVRWLAQLVRSANTSIASRDLQCAAPDKLRGLYLSRLTPREQLCGEGVETVLAVVAGSGILRPAPHPHAAPLQVRQLLGCMMGGQRAVREGIIAFKERTRMKPGQGRKPKNAGLKHHK from the exons ATGGCGGCAGTGTGGTGGCTGGCCTGGGCTTACTTGGTCCCCCTGGCCCGGGCCTTCTGTCCTCGCGGGTGTTCCTGCGACGACTCCCTTCCCAGCGCTCGGTGTGTGGGCGCGGGCCTCAACCTGGTGCCCATCCTCTTCAACCCCTCGCTGCGCCGCCTCGACCTCGCCCACAACTCCATCGCGTCCCTGGAGGAGGCGCTGGTATTCCTCAGCCTGCTGGAAGACTTGGACCTCTCCCACAACCAGCTGGAGTCGCTGGGAGTTGGTAACTTTCAGGCTCAAAGCAACTTGAAAAAACTGAGTGTCGCTCACAACAATCTATCCGCGCTGCTCCCGAGAGCCTTCACTGGCCTGGCGGCGCTCACGCGTCTCGACCTGAGCTACAACAGCCTAGACGACCTGCCTGAGGGCGTGCTGGACGACCTGCCTCACTTAACTGTCCTTCATCTGTCCCACAACCGCCTGTTCTTCTTGTCTCAGCTTGCTTTCCGTGGTCCAAAGTCCCTGCTTCTCTTGGACCTCAGTGATAACTACTTCAGACACGTCCCCACAGAAGCGCTGCAGGCGGCGGCGTCCCTGCAAACCCTCCACCTGTGCCGCAACAGACTGACTGAGCTCGGTCCCTCAGCCTTCTCCAACCACGCACTCAAACTGCTCGCTCTCGACGGCAACAGCATTGAGCGCCTCGACCAGGCCACCTTCATGTCCCTCAAGCGCCTGCAGAACCTCAGCCTCGTCGGGAACTCCATCCACGAAGTCCCGACCAACGCCTTATCCTTCCTGCCCAAGTTGGAGTTTCTCTCGCTCAGCAGAAACAAGATCAGGGAAGTGAGGGCGGGGGCGTTCAGTGCCCAGGGTCTCCTCATGACCCTCGAGATGTCTCGCAACCCCGAGCTCAAAGTGATGTCTCCAGAGGCGCTGAGTGGCTGTGGCCAACTCCAACACCTCACACTGTCCCACAACCCCCAGCTGAGGCACCTCCCCAGCGGCCTGTTCAAGCCGCTCAAGAACCTGCGCAGCCTGGACCTCCGCGATAACGGTCTTGAGAGTCTGCCTGAAGTGGAGGTGCCCTGGAAGACCCTGCAGAGACTAGACCTGCGGGACAACCCGCTGGTGTGTAACTGTTCCGTGAGGTGGCTGGCACAGCTCGTCAGGTCTGCCAACACCTCCATAGCCTCCCGAGACCTGCAGTGCGCGGCGCCAGACAAGCTGAGGGGCCTCTACCTCTCCAG ACTGACACCGCGAGAGCAGCTGTGTGGCGAGGGAGTGGAAACTGTCCTAGCCGTGGTGGCGGGCAGCGGCATCCTGCGTCCTGCTCCTCACCCTCACGCTGCTCCTCTACAGGTAAGGCAGTTACTGGGATGCATGATGGGAGGACAAAGAGCTGTTCGGGAAGGCATTATAGCCTTTAAAGAACGTACACGGATGAAACCCGGACAAGGAAGAAAACCCAAAAATGCAGGACTCAAGCACCACAAATAA
- the LOC135114992 gene encoding chondroadherin-like protein isoform X1 translates to MHPCVAGMAAVWWLAWAYLVPLARAFCPRGCSCDDSLPSARCVGAGLNLVPILFNPSLRRLDLAHNSIASLEEALVFLSLLEDLDLSHNQLESLGVGNFQAQSNLKKLSVAHNNLSALLPRAFTGLAALTRLDLSYNSLDDLPEGVLDDLPHLTVLHLSHNRLFFLSQLAFRGPKSLLLLDLSDNYFRHVPTEALQAAASLQTLHLCRNRLTELGPSAFSNHALKLLALDGNSIERLDQATFMSLKRLQNLSLVGNSIHEVPTNALSFLPKLEFLSLSRNKIREVRAGAFSAQGLLMTLEMSRNPELKVMSPEALSGCGQLQHLTLSHNPQLRHLPSGLFKPLKNLRSLDLRDNGLESLPEVEVPWKTLQRLDLRDNPLVCNCSVRWLAQLVRSANTSIASRDLQCAAPDKLRGLYLSRLTPREQLCGEGVETVLAVVAGSGILRPAPHPHAAPLQVRQLLGCMMGGQRAVREGIIAFKERTRMKPGQGRKPKNAGLKHHK, encoded by the exons ATGCACCCCTGTGTTGCAGGCATGGCGGCAGTGTGGTGGCTGGCCTGGGCTTACTTGGTCCCCCTGGCCCGGGCCTTCTGTCCTCGCGGGTGTTCCTGCGACGACTCCCTTCCCAGCGCTCGGTGTGTGGGCGCGGGCCTCAACCTGGTGCCCATCCTCTTCAACCCCTCGCTGCGCCGCCTCGACCTCGCCCACAACTCCATCGCGTCCCTGGAGGAGGCGCTGGTATTCCTCAGCCTGCTGGAAGACTTGGACCTCTCCCACAACCAGCTGGAGTCGCTGGGAGTTGGTAACTTTCAGGCTCAAAGCAACTTGAAAAAACTGAGTGTCGCTCACAACAATCTATCCGCGCTGCTCCCGAGAGCCTTCACTGGCCTGGCGGCGCTCACGCGTCTCGACCTGAGCTACAACAGCCTAGACGACCTGCCTGAGGGCGTGCTGGACGACCTGCCTCACTTAACTGTCCTTCATCTGTCCCACAACCGCCTGTTCTTCTTGTCTCAGCTTGCTTTCCGTGGTCCAAAGTCCCTGCTTCTCTTGGACCTCAGTGATAACTACTTCAGACACGTCCCCACAGAAGCGCTGCAGGCGGCGGCGTCCCTGCAAACCCTCCACCTGTGCCGCAACAGACTGACTGAGCTCGGTCCCTCAGCCTTCTCCAACCACGCACTCAAACTGCTCGCTCTCGACGGCAACAGCATTGAGCGCCTCGACCAGGCCACCTTCATGTCCCTCAAGCGCCTGCAGAACCTCAGCCTCGTCGGGAACTCCATCCACGAAGTCCCGACCAACGCCTTATCCTTCCTGCCCAAGTTGGAGTTTCTCTCGCTCAGCAGAAACAAGATCAGGGAAGTGAGGGCGGGGGCGTTCAGTGCCCAGGGTCTCCTCATGACCCTCGAGATGTCTCGCAACCCCGAGCTCAAAGTGATGTCTCCAGAGGCGCTGAGTGGCTGTGGCCAACTCCAACACCTCACACTGTCCCACAACCCCCAGCTGAGGCACCTCCCCAGCGGCCTGTTCAAGCCGCTCAAGAACCTGCGCAGCCTGGACCTCCGCGATAACGGTCTTGAGAGTCTGCCTGAAGTGGAGGTGCCCTGGAAGACCCTGCAGAGACTAGACCTGCGGGACAACCCGCTGGTGTGTAACTGTTCCGTGAGGTGGCTGGCACAGCTCGTCAGGTCTGCCAACACCTCCATAGCCTCCCGAGACCTGCAGTGCGCGGCGCCAGACAAGCTGAGGGGCCTCTACCTCTCCAG ACTGACACCGCGAGAGCAGCTGTGTGGCGAGGGAGTGGAAACTGTCCTAGCCGTGGTGGCGGGCAGCGGCATCCTGCGTCCTGCTCCTCACCCTCACGCTGCTCCTCTACAGGTAAGGCAGTTACTGGGATGCATGATGGGAGGACAAAGAGCTGTTCGGGAAGGCATTATAGCCTTTAAAGAACGTACACGGATGAAACCCGGACAAGGAAGAAAACCCAAAAATGCAGGACTCAAGCACCACAAATAA